Sequence from the Natronomonas marina genome:
GTTCACACGCCCACTCGATATCGGATCGAGTGGGGTTCTCTCCCCCGATGGCCACGTTCTCCGCGAGCGTCGTGTTGAATACGTGGGGCTGCTGTCGGACGATCGAAACGCGGTCTCGCCACGCCCCGAGGTCGACCTCGTCGATCGGGACGCCGTTGGCGGTGATGCGACCGCTGTCGGGCTCGTACAGTCGACAGAGGAGCGAGGCGATCGTCGACTTACCGGTCCCCGACGGACCGACGAACGCGACGAACTCACCGGTGTCGAACTCCAGCGAGACCTCCGAGAGAACCCGTTCCGTCGAATCGTACGAGAACGAGACGTCGTCGAACGCGACGTGCTCGACGGGCGTCGGGAGGGGGTGGGACCCCGCTCTGGGCTCGCGCTCGGCTTCGATCTCGTCGATGAACTCCTGGACGCGGACGAGGTGCGGAAGGCCCTGCTCGAGCCCGTAGACCGTGCTGTTGATGCTGTTCACCATCGGCGTGAGTCGGAACATCGCAAAGAGGAAGACGCTCATGGCGGCCAAAGAGAGGTTCGCGACGACGACAGCCACGTAGATCAACAGAAACATCGAAACGGACGCCGCGAGCTTGTACCCGTTCGAGATGGCTGCCCGGTTCCGGTCGACTCTGGTCTTCGCCGACGTGAACTGTCCGGAGGCATCCCGGAACCGCGACATGATCTGTTGTTCGAGACCGAACGCTTTCACCGCGCCGATCCCCTGGGTACCCTCCTGTGCCGAGCGCTGGATGCGCTCGTTTGCCCGGGCGATCCGGTCCCCGACCGAGTATCCGGACTCGACGAAACGACGGGACAGGACGACGAGCGCGACGAAAAGCGAGAGTGCACCGATCGTGAGAAGCGGCGCGACGTAGAACGCGACGCCGAGATAAACGATGGCGAGCAGCGACCGTTTTATCAGCTCGACGATACTGTTTATCGTTCGCCCGGCGTACTTCGCTTCCGTGATGATGGTGTTCAGTATCTCGTCGGACCCCTCCTCGTCGAAGTACCCGATCCGGGCGTCCAGGGCCCCTTCGAGTGCAGTGACCCGGAGGGCGGTGATGTACTGCGCCTGGAGCCCGGCCCGGAGCCAGGAGACGAGATAGCTGAGCGTATATCGGACCGTCATTACCCCCATGACTCCGGCGACGAGGAACCCGATCGTGAACGGAATACCGAACGCGGCGTAGACGCGTTCGAACGCTCCGAGGAATCCGTCGGCTTCCCCGACGCTACCGCCGGACCCGACGGTCTCGACGATCGGAACGAGAAACCCCAGACCGACGCCCTCCAGGGCGGCCACCACGACACTCAGCAAAACGATCGCCGACGCGTGTACCGGCCGATACATCGCCACCCGGTGGAGGGCCCCGAGTTTCCGACGGAGCGTGTACGTATCCGACATCGATCGGGTGTCCGGTGACCTTCCCCGAACAAAATTATACACCGTTTACCGGACGGAAACGTCCCGTCCAACGGGTCGTGTGGTTCCACGAGGGAACTCTACTACCGCCCGAGCGCGGTCCGTACCGACGGTTCCTTCGGGCTTCGGACACCCCTGGTGAACCTCACCGCCCCGGTGTCGCCCCGCCACGACGACCCGTCGGATAACGAGCCTATACTAATGAACGGATGTGGGGTAGTCGGCGGTATGTGCCGGGACGCGGGCGATCCGACCACCGACTCGAGAGGGACCGACGACAGCCCGAAACGGAGCCGGGTGACCCGACGCGTGGAGGTGTGACCGTGTCGGTCGACTCTCGTCACCGTCTGAGCGCGTTCGGACTGACGGTCGATTCGGCGTTCGACATACCCGAACTCCCCGAATCGGAGAGCCCCGGCGGGGCGGACGTCGTCGTCACGCGGCGGGCAGTCGACCGGCCGGCGGACGCCGAGGACGACCGGTCCGCCTATCGAAACGGTCCCGACGAACAGTTGCTGCTGTACGAGGCGGCGACGATCTCGATACGCGACGGCCGGGAGATCGCCGTCGACCCCGATCCGGCGGTGCCGGAGGAGGTCATCCGGCACGTCATCATCGGACCCGCGTTCAACTATCTCCTCCACCAGCGTGGCTACTTCGTGTTGCACGCCAGCACCGTCGAGATCGGGGACGCGGCCGTCGCGTTCGTGGGGGAGTCGGGGATGGGCAAGACGACGACCGCTACGGCGTTTCTGTGCGCCGGCCACCGGGTTCTGAGCGACGACGTCGCCGCCATCGAACTCGGTGCCGAGGGACCGCGCGTTCGGAGCGGCTACCCGTCGATCAAACTGGACCCGACGGTCGTCGACCGCCTCGACGTGCCGGTCGAGGAGCCGCGTCGAACCAGCCGGGCCCGGGATCGTCATTTCCACGGTCTCAGACATCAACAACCCGAATCACCGGTTCCGCTGGAGCGAATCTATCTCCTCGCGGACGGTCCTGCTCCGGCGGTGCTCCCGATCGAGCCGCAGGAACGGATCTTCGAGCTGGTTCGCAACACCTACACGATCCCGCTCATCGAGGCGTCCGCGAAGGCCGAATCGAACTTCTCCCGGTGTACTGCGCTCGCGGGGTCGGTCCAGGTCCGTCGGTTACGCCGAAAGCGGGACTTAGAGAAACTCCCGGAACTCGTCGAACTGGTTGAGGAGGACGTCGATGCGGACACGGAGTAGCGGCGAACGACCGCGGAACCGGTCGGTCGAGGGGCGGGCGCCGGAGATCGAACTCCTCCTGCGGTGCTCGCTGCCGCCCTCGACGGGGGCGGAGCCGAGCCGGATTCGACCGCTGCTCGGGGCGGAACTCTCCTGGGACCGGGTGATCGAGGTCGGCGGCCGTCACGGCGTGCTCCCGCTCCTGTACCGCCACGTCGAGACGACGCCCGGACACGGCGTCCCCGACGACGTGGTCGAGCGACTCCGCGAGCGGGCCGACTCGACCGCCGTTCGGAACCTCCAGTACGCAGACGAGTTACACGGCATCTTCGAGGCGTTCGGCGAGGAGTCGATCCGTGCGATGCCGTTCAAGGGGCCGGTGCTCGCGGAAGTCGCCTACGGCGACCTCTCGTTGCGGGAGTTCGGCGACCTCGACGTGGTCGTCCACAGGCGGGACGTCCCGGCCGCCGTCGACGCGCTCGAGGCTCGCGGCTACGAGTGGGTCAGGGACGCGCCGCGCCTCGACGATTCGCCGCTGCTCGGCGGCCCGTTCACGATGCCGCTGCTCTGTGAGTACCAGCTGGAGCGGGCGGGCCGGACCGTCGAGGTTCGCTGGCGGGTCGGCGAGTCCGAGCGGCCGTTCGGACTCGGGTTCGAGGCGATGTGGGACCGACGCGACACCGCGTCCGTCGCCGGCGTCGAACTGCCGGTGCTCGACCCCGACGACAGGCTCCTGATGCTCGCGTATCACGGCACGAAACACCGGTGGCACCTGCTGAAGTGGATCGGTGACTTCGCGGCGACGCTCGAGCGAACCGACACCGAGTGGGACGGACTGTTCCGCCGGGCAAGCGTCCACGGCGTCGAGCGGAAGTTGCTGGTCGGGATCTCCCTGGTGACCTCGCTTTTCGACCTCTCGGTCCCCGAGCGGATCGAGCGACGAGTCCGGCAGGACGGACGGGCCGGCGCGCTCGCAGCCGCGGTCGCGGCCGAGATCGAGTCGGGCCCCCCGGAACGCCCGAGTTCGAGCGCGCGGCTGGCGTACAACGTCAGGGCGGCCGACTCGCCGACGGACGCGCTCGGGATGGTGCTCCGGCGTCGGCACCTGCACCCGACCATGTACGAGTACGAGCGCCTTCCGCTCCCCGGCGTGTGCCATCCGCTCTACTATCCCGTCGTCCCGGTCCGTCTGGCTGCCCAAAAGCTGGTGAACGCGATCCGGTGACGGTCCGCCGTCTCGCGGCCCCGTCTCGGTCGGGTGGATCGAGGCCGTGACGGTCCGCCGACTCAAGGCGGTCCGGCGTGGAACCGCCGCCCGACCTCTACCCTTTTCCACCCTGCGCCCGAAGCCGGCCCATGGACACCTTCGACATCGGCGGCGAGCTGACAGTCGGCCGACTCGGCTTCGGCGCAATGCGTATCACCGGCGAGAAGATCATCGGCGAACCCGAGGACCCCGAGATCGCCCGCGACGTACTTCGGCGGGCCGCCGAGTTGGTCGACCTGATCGACACGGCCGATTCGTACGGTCCCGGCGTCTCCGAGCGGCTCATCGGCGAGACGCTCGCCCCCTACGAGGACGTCGCCGTCGCCACCAAGGGCGGCCTGCTGCGGAACCGCGACGGCGACTGGCTGCCCTGTGGCGACCCCGACTACCTCCGGAACGCGGTGCTGTGTAGCCTCGACCGCCTCCGGGTCGACACCATCGACCTCTACCAGTTCCACCGGCCCGACCCCGACGTCGACTTCGAGGACAGCGTGACGGCACTGGCCGAGTTGAAGGACGACGGCGTCATCGAGCACCTGGGACTCTCGAACGTGAGCGTCGACCAGCTGGAGACCGCCCGCGACCACGTCGAGATAGCGACCGTCCAGAACCGCTACAACGTCGGCTACCGGGATGAAGAGGCGGTGCTGGAGGCCTGCGAGTCCTACGACATCGGGTTCATTCCGTGGTACCCGCTGGCGGCCGGCGACCTCGACGATGTCGCCGGCATCGAGGACGTCGCCGACGCCCACGACGCCACGCCACAGCAGATCGCGCTGGCGTGGCTCCTGGAGCGTTCCGACGTGATGCTTCCGATTCCGGGGACGGGAAGCGTCCAACACCTCGAGGAGAACGTCGCCGCGGCCGACATCGAGTTGACGCCCGAGGAGTTCGAGCGGCTGTCGTAGCGACGACTCAGACGCCCACGACGGTCAGGTCGACGACCTCGCGGAGCCCGGCGACGTCGAAGTCCGAATCGGAGACGGCGAGCGACTCGCCCAGTCCTCTCGCCGTGCCGGCGACGAACGCGTCGCGGGCGGCCAGCGGCGTCCCGCGCCGTCGCAACTCGTCCTGTAGCTCCGCTGCGCCCCTGGCGAAGCGTGCGGACCCGTCGACGACGGTGAGCCACTCCAAGGCACCGTCGACGGCGTTCAGGTCGGTTCCAGCCGAGCGATACACCTCGCCCTGATAGACCTCGAACAGGACCAGCAGCGGCGCGACGGCGCGCTCGCCGGCGTTTCGAGTGACACATTCGACGGCCTCGTCGACGCCGTCGAGATAGTCGATGAGGACGCTGCTGTCGTACAGCGTCATCGACCGAGGTCCCGTTTCATCTCGTTTCGCGCCTCCCGCGCCGCCGATGCTGCCTCGCTGTCCGCCCACAGTCCCGCGCCCTCCCGGACCGTCTCGCGACGCTCCGCGACGAGCCGCGACAGCAGGTCGTCGAACGTCTCCCCGTCACCTTTCAACGCCGCGAGCGCGGCGTGGGTGTCCTCCGAGACCCGGATGCTCTTGCTCACACGCGTGTATACGAGTTCGTATACAAATATTCTGGGTCGACGCCCCCCGTTCGCCGCTCACTCGTAGGGGTAGTTCGGGTCCCGTTCGTCTCCGTCGTCCGGATCGCGGGTCTCGGCGGCGACGCCGGGCAGACAGGCACCGTACTCGGCGACGTTCTCTCGGGCCGCCGACAGCGAGACGTGGTTGTAGTCGCTCTGCGTCTCCGGGTGGTAGAACCCCACCAGGTCGTCCAGCCAGCCACATATTTCGCAGACCTCGTAGGAGCCGGGCTGACTCGGCGACAGCGTCCGGTAGCCACAGCAGGGACAGAACCCCAGTTCCCGGGAGACGGGGTTGCCGTCCCGGTCGTTCCGGCGCGGCCCGCCGCGGTCGGCCATACTCCCGCTAGGTGGGCCGGGCCTATCAGTCCTCCTCCGCGGCGGCCTCGACCGTCTCGGCATGCTTCTCGAGGTCCGCCGCGAGTTCCCGGGCCTCCCCGGGAGAGAGCCGCACCGTCTCGGCGTGGGCCGGCAGGTGCTCCAGTTCGGTGTTGTCCAGTTCCAGTTGCAGCGAGACGTGGTCGGGGTTCTCGCGTGGACTGGTCACGTTCAGGACCGCGAAGGCCTCCTCGGTGAAACCGTGACCCTCCGCCTCGGCGTCCAGCAGGTCCAGCGTCGTGTACGCGTTGACCTTCATGATGCGGTCGGCCATGTCCGTCGGAGGAGGGCGGCGGAGGTAAGCGTGGCGCTCACCGCAGCCGTCGCGCCGCGTAGCCGGCGAGATACAGGGGGACCCGCCGGCGAGGGGCGCGACCGCGGTGGGGGTACCGTTCCTGGCGACCGGATCGGTCGACTCACGTTTTCGGCCGTGTATCCATACGCATCCGGAATCGGGTCACCGTTCGCAAACGCTGGACTCCTCAATTGTAGCGCTGTCATCAGTCCACGGTAGAGACGACTTCGAGGAAAGAGGAAAAACGACGGCCGTTCTCACCGTTTAGGAACGGTAGTCAGGTCTAACCGGTCAACGCGAATAGAGACGACCGTATCATGAGCGAATCCGACGATGTCGATACTGCTGTGCAGCAAGTACGTGACGCCTTCGACGAGGCGGTGAACGAGGCCGAGCAACTGAGTGATCAAGCACGCGAAAGCGTCGAGGACGCGATTGACGACCTCGAACAGCGGATCGAATCCCTCCGTGGCGAGGAGTAGTCGGTCTCGCGTGGGGTGAGGCGATTCCCTGCGGTTCGCCGACCGATTGCGAAAAATGTTAGTAATACTTCATTAGTTCGGAAATGGAGCGCATCGCTCGGGAGACCTCGTCTCGTCGAACACGACGAAGAGCAAAGCGGACAGCGAATACGTGTTCCGCCGTCAGGAGTGCGACGAATCTCCAGCAGACGTGTCGTCGATGCTCGACGCGCAGTCGGTACACAGCCCGGTATCTTCGTCGTAGTGGGCACTACACACGAGCGCTCCGCACCGCCGACACTGGTACTCGGCAGGTGCCGATTCACAGATCTGGCAGAGGGTTCCCACGCTCATGCAGATCAATCGGTCGTTAGCACCGGTACGTCGGATCGCCTGACGACGCGAGCAGTCGTACTCCCGAGAAGCCGGTCCGTGTCCACAGTCCGACCGCGAGTTCCCATCGCAATCACGTCGGCGTCGACACCCGTCGCGTACTCACGAATCTCCTCGTGGGGGACACCACGGAGGATGTCAGTCGTCACTGGGAGGTTCCGGTCGCAAGCGTTGGCCGCGATCTCCTCGACTGCGTTCTGACCGCCTTGCTTGAGGAGACCGATGATACTCCGGGGAGCGTCCTCGAACCCGTAAATCGTCGTGTCGACGACGTAGACCACGTGGACATCAGCGCCGTACCGTTCGGCGATGCCCAGCGCGTGATCGGCCGCACGTTCGGCGGCATCGCTCCCGTCAGTAGGGATCAGGACGTGATCGTACATCCCGTATCCCGATTCGGGGACGACTTCGTCCTCGGCCAGACGGACGGCCATGACCGGTACGTCCGCGACTGCAATCACCCGCTCCGTTGTACTGCCGAGATGGGCTCGCTCGCCGCCGGTCCCGCCGTGGGTTCCCATCACCACCAGGTCGATCTCGTTCTCGTCGACGTACTCGAGTATCGCCCGATACGGGGTCCCCTCGTGGACGGTCCGGACAGCGTCGAGCCCGAGATCCGCCGCCCGCTCTTGGATCCGGTCCGTCGCCTCCCGTCCGCGCTTTTCGGATTGTTGTCGCAATTCTTCGCGCTCTGTCGAATCCGGCTCGACCGAGGTCACGCCGGGTGCGATGACGTGCAGGACGTGGATCGTCGCGTCGCCGGTTCGAGCGAGGTCGAAGGCACGGGCGGTCGCGTTTTCGGCTCCTGGACTGCCATCCGTCGGGACGAGGATATTGTCGTACATAGGGATGTCTCCATACGAGGTCAAGGGGTAAGTATAACATTGGTGTCCGGGGCCGAGCACCTGCAACTCCCAAGTGAGCAGGTGTCGACCATCGAGATTTCTCGAAGAATGAGAAGTGAGGAGCAGCTTTTGGATCATCGACCCTACTCCTTGGGGGAGGCTTCCGCACGGAGGGAGCCCATGACGAGAAACAATCCACACCGATTCTCGACCTCAGCTATCCGAGTTGACTGTTCGACCGAGCCTGCATTTCGACCATCAAACGCCACCCACGGAGACGTCTTTCTAGCGGTGTGGAATGGACGTTTCGGAGGCTCTTAACGCCATATCCTCCACAAATACGGATGGCGTCGCAGCTCTCCCGGCCTTTGCAGCACTGGACGTACGAGCGGTGATCGAACAGGAACGACGTGGTGCCAGCATCCAAGTAGATGAAAGCTATTTTTACGGACAGGAATTGGCGATAGACGCCGTTGGAACTGCGGCGATACCATCTGACCGTCGGGACATCGTGTCCCAATCCCGCCGATTCTACGATCAAATCCAGGTCGATTTCGATTCACTCACACGAAGAAACCTCATCTCGGTATCGACTAGATTCAGGCAGCTTCTCCAACGATTACCGGAGGTACGGTATCTCAAACAGAACTTCCTGGGAACGTGTTTCGTCGTCCCAGAATGGCTGAGAACCGGTGGAATGGTCAAATACGGTGCGCGCATCTATTTCTTCCGGAAGGACGCTGCTCCAGCGCCGACTGACATCATACATCGAAATATCGAAGCGGTCGTCGCTAACGACCGCGCTGATTTCGAACGGTACCAGGGTCATCAACACGGATATCCCGAGTGTTGCATCGAGTATTTCTCGACTCGCGAACGGACGGCGGAGACAGCCCCCGAGTTAGAAGCAGTGGAGCCGATCGAGAAATACATCGACGATGATGTGACTGCCGAGCGTCACGCTCGTTCGGCTTCGATTGGAGATATCGCAGATGGAATCTTTGAAACGCCCCGAGCGTACGCGTTTTTGCGCGTGAGTTTTATCCCGAACCGGGCTGTGAACGGGCTCTCATACGGATCGTTGTAACGATTTACCGGTGATCGCCCGTGCGGGGTCGGCGGTCACCGGTAAAAGACTACAACAATCCGTATCAATCGGGGTCGTTCTATCTACGAGACCCTTTCCGATGCGTACCCGGAGCCACTCGTCAAGGACTATTTCCGACTCAACGTCGGGTGGAGTTATCTAATGGCGAAAGCCACCGATTCCGGGCAACCCGGCTCGAAACGACCTGTTCCCGGGTCACTCGGCAGAGAACACCTCCGATTCTACTTGCCCCTGGTGGTGACCGTGGCAACTCCACGGTATCAAAGCGGCTAGTCGCGGGTAACGCCGAGATGGGACACGGCCACACGCCCTCCACATCGACCGAGGTGCGTATCCTCTCCATCGACCGAGCGTTGTCGGTCCTTCTCTCCCGGTGATATAGTACGGCTCGGCTCTTCGTAGCGTTCGTAGTCCAGTGCCATGACGATAATGGCGTGACATCTCGGGAGTGAACGACTGCGCTTGTGCATCCAGTCGTCACCGGCGCGGGTGTCCGCGACCACTCCAACGCACTTCGCATACGAATCGGGATTCTCACCAGCTGGTAGTTGCGGGTCGGCTATTTGTGAACGACCACAAATATTCGTGTGGGTCATGCCAGTCAAGAATCTCGCAGTCGACGTTATCACGGCCAACACGGACACGTCAGTCACAGCCCTCGCCCAGACGATGCTGGACGAGGAAATCGGCGATCTGGTAATCGCCAAGGACGACAAGCCGGTCGGCATCGTCACCGACCGGGACATCGCCCTCGCGGTGGCTCGACATGACGACCTGTCCGAACTGACTGCCGAAGACCTCATGGCGCCGGATCCGGTGACAATTCACGAGGACGCCACGGCAGTCGAGCTCCCCGTCACGATGGTCGAAGGTCGGGTTCGGCGGATCCCGGTCGTCGACGATGAGGGGACGCTCGTCGGAATCGTCACGCTCGACGATGTCGTCGCGACGACAGGCGAAATGCTGGACGACGTCGCAACGGTGATCGAGAGTCAATCCCGAGAGTTCGAGCCGGACGAGTAACCTGCTCGTCCGCTGTAGCCGATTTTCGGCCTCCCCGATCCTCGGTGTCGTCCGTTCCGATCCGGACCCACCCGGAGGATCGGTAATCGGAGTATAATGTAATATCTCCCGGACAGTGTCACCGAGAAAGTCGTCCGACTCTCGGATGCGCCGGTGTTGACGGTTCGTATGCTGGCCGAATCCACCGACGAGTCTTCGTGCGCAGGCGGGGATTAGGTCTCACGGATCAAGAACTAGAGATGCTGATTAGGCCGTCCTCTTCGATAGGAGACCCGGTGTCGAATAATGACTCCTGATTCGTCGACGAGTTTCGAGAAGAATACAGACCTGGGGACCAAACCGCGGACCCTCATCGAGGGACTCCCCGGACTGGGATTAGTCGCGGCGATTGCCGTCGATCAAATCACGAAGCAACTCGAGTTGGACCAACACGGAACCATCGTATCCGACGATTTCCCATCGGTTACGGCATTCGACGAGGGTCGCGTTCGTGACGCAGTACGGGTCTACGCAGGGGGAGATCCAGCAGTAATGACTCTCCAGAGCGACATTCCAATCCCACCCAGTTCGGTCGATTCCCTGAGCCAGTGTATCCTGAGCGACCTGGCGGCGGAATTCGAACGGGCCATCTTCCTGGCGGGGGCTCCCGCGGAGTCCGAAGACGAGATCGGCGAGGTCGTCGGCGTTGCCACGACGGATGACCTGGAGGCTGCTCTCGCCGATGCAGGGATCACCTTGGCCGATGGCTCCGGCGTCGTCGGTGGCGTGACCGGTGCGCTGCTGGCCGATTGTTACCACGACGACGTTCCAGCGGCGGTGCTCATCGTGCGTTCGAATCCCTACATCCCCGATCCAGCGGCTGCACGGGCTGTGATCGAAGAGGCCCTCGAACCGCTCGTGGAGGTCGACATCGACACGCAGGAACTGCTTGAACAGGCCGAGGAGATCCAGAAACAGAAACAACAGATCGCAGAGCAACTCCAGCAGTATCAGCAGCAGCAGGACCAGGAACCGGCGATGCCGGGCATGTATCAGTAATTCAGGAATCCACGCGTGAATTCTCACTCGACAGGAATCACCGACGATCCCTATTTCGCCTCGCCCCAGGTGAAAAAACCGATAATGCCGCTGGTTACAGAGAGACTCCGCGCCCGGGTTGATTCGAAACTGGCCGGTCGAATCACCGTTCAGGGGGTGGAGATGTGACCGATCACGTTCTCGTCCCACTCGATGGCTCGCCGCTGTCACGAAGCGCGCTTCGCCATGCCCTCGAAGAGTTCCCGATGCGTCGATCACCGTCCTTCATGTGGTTGATCTCTTTGACCCCGACTACGGTGCCCATCTCGACTTCGAAACCACGTACGAACCGTTGATGGGGTCCGAAGAGTGGTACGACCGGGCTGAAGGCGTTTCGAAGCAACTCCTCGAAGAGGCTCGAGAACTCGCTGATGAGTACGACCGCGAGGTGTCAACTACCTCCGAGATCGGTGATCCAAAGCAAATCGTCGTGGATTACGCTGACGACGAGGAGATCGACCACGTCGTTCTCGGAGCGCACGGACGCACGGCGAAAGAACGACCGGTATTCGGGAGTATCGCGGAGACCGTATCACGGCGGGTGACGGTTCCCGTGACGCTCATCCGATGAGCAGAACCGTGCTCGGGTGAATTTGCAATATGGAAAACGTCGTCAGTCTCGGGAGCATCAACGTGGACAAAATACATCACGTGTCCGACGCCGAAGTCGCCGATCTCAGGGACCGATACAGCTGGTTTCCGGACCGCGGCCAGACTGTCCAGATACGTGACCTCCCGACGGATTTCGTAGCCGATCCGGATAGGATTCGTCATGGAGGGAAAGGTGCGAACCAGGCCGTGGCTGCGGCGAAGGCCGGCGCAGCGACGGAAATGCTCGGCAAGGTAGGTCCCGATGGCGGGGAATTCGGGGTCCGCAGTCGTCTCACGGAAGCCGGAGTCGGTGTCACTCGGATCGGAACCGCGTCAGACCCGACCGGAACGGCCCATGTGTTCGTCGGGCAGTCGGGCGACAACTGGCTCGTCGTCCGTCCAGGGGCCAATAGTGCTATCGATAGCGCCTACATCCGAGAGCAGTACGACACGATTCGCTCGGCGGAGTGTCTCCTCCTGCAAAACGAGATTCCGACCGAACCGGTCGTGGCGCTCCTTTCGGAGTTGGCTGCCGAGCGGGACCGACCGACCGTCGTCCTCGACCCCGCGCCTGCCGATGGAGCCGAAGAACTCCTCGGTTGCGATGCGGTCGACTACCTCACCCCGAACGAAACAGAGTATCGGGCGCTACAGTCCTCTCTCGGGGAGTTCGAGGGGGTCCTCGTTCGCAAACGGGGTGCCGACGATGTCATCGTCGAAGCGGAGCGGCGGTTCACCGTCACGCCACCGGCGGTCGAGGCGGTCGATACGACCGGTGCCGGCGACGTCCTGAACGGGTTCTTGGCGGCACAACTCGCAGCAGGAGCGTCGTTGCAGGAAGCTATCGAAATCGGAACGGTCGCCGGGGCACTCTCCACGCGAAAGGAGGGCGCCCGGAGCGGCATCCCGACGCTCGACGATGTTCGAACGTACCGAAATTCCGGGGATGTCCCCGGGTGAACAGGATGTCTGTCCGTACGTTGGCAGCGTCTGATAGACAGTCGCCGTCGAACGCCGTTCCCCACAGCAAGCACGTAGAGCGGGCGGTGTTTTTTGATCGCAGCCCGATAGTTCGTTCCGAACCCCGGCGGACGATCTCCAGCAAATGACCACGCTGCCCGAACCGGACGTGTCCAATCAAACGGTCGTAGAGACGTATCACCGGTTGGCGGCGCTGTACGACTGGTTCGTCACACCGTTGCAAGCGAGCACACGGCAGCGGGCCCTGGAGTTGCTCGCTATCGAACGTGGAGAACCCGTCGTTGAGGTCGGATGTGGTCCCGGGCATGCGTTAGTCGCGCTCGCCGAGCGAGTCGGTCCAGACGGGGACATCGTCGGACTCGATGCCGCAGCGAGTATGGTGAGCCGGGCCCGTCGGCGGGCAATTCGGGAGGGAGCAAATACGCGAATCGAGACCTGTCTCGGGGACGTTCGGTCGCTTCCGTTTCGAGGGGATGTCGCCGATGTCGCGTTTGTCGAGGACACGTTGGAGCTGTTTGCGGAAGACGAGATGACGACGGTTCTCGGGGAACTCGAGCGCTTCCTCCGGCCGGACGGTCGGCTCTGTGTCGTGACGATGGAACGGGCTGGCGCTGAAGACGACCTGTTCGTGCGAGCGTACGACTGGCTGTTCGAACGGGTCCCGGGCTACGAACGGTTCGGCTGTCGACCGATTTACGCCGCCCGAACCCTCACCGAAGCGGGATTCGAGATCGAGCGACGGGAGCGTCTCCGTCGGGCGCGGGTGTGGCCAGTCGAGATCCTGATCGCCCGACCGCCGTGACATCCCCCACGCCATTCCGGCGGTCTTCCCATACCGCACCGCGATACGTACTGGTTCACTCC
This genomic interval carries:
- a CDS encoding ABC transporter ATP-binding protein; this translates as MSDTYTLRRKLGALHRVAMYRPVHASAIVLLSVVVAALEGVGLGFLVPIVETVGSGGSVGEADGFLGAFERVYAAFGIPFTIGFLVAGVMGVMTVRYTLSYLVSWLRAGLQAQYITALRVTALEGALDARIGYFDEEGSDEILNTIITEAKYAGRTINSIVELIKRSLLAIVYLGVAFYVAPLLTIGALSLFVALVVLSRRFVESGYSVGDRIARANERIQRSAQEGTQGIGAVKAFGLEQQIMSRFRDASGQFTSAKTRVDRNRAAISNGYKLAASVSMFLLIYVAVVVANLSLAAMSVFLFAMFRLTPMVNSINSTVYGLEQGLPHLVRVQEFIDEIEAEREPRAGSHPLPTPVEHVAFDDVSFSYDSTERVLSEVSLEFDTGEFVAFVGPSGTGKSTIASLLCRLYEPDSGRITANGVPIDEVDLGAWRDRVSIVRQQPHVFNTTLAENVAIGGENPTRSDIEWACERACVTEFVDELPNGYDTELGDDGVRLSGGQRQRVAIARALLKDADLLVLDEATSDLDSTLEREVHDAIEAMDRDCALLVIAHRLSTVTDADRIYTVENGTITETGTHGELLAADGQYASLYGMQAGGD
- a CDS encoding nucleotidyltransferase domain-containing protein, with protein sequence MRTRSSGERPRNRSVEGRAPEIELLLRCSLPPSTGAEPSRIRPLLGAELSWDRVIEVGGRHGVLPLLYRHVETTPGHGVPDDVVERLRERADSTAVRNLQYADELHGIFEAFGEESIRAMPFKGPVLAEVAYGDLSLREFGDLDVVVHRRDVPAAVDALEARGYEWVRDAPRLDDSPLLGGPFTMPLLCEYQLERAGRTVEVRWRVGESERPFGLGFEAMWDRRDTASVAGVELPVLDPDDRLLMLAYHGTKHRWHLLKWIGDFAATLERTDTEWDGLFRRASVHGVERKLLVGISLVTSLFDLSVPERIERRVRQDGRAGALAAAVAAEIESGPPERPSSSARLAYNVRAADSPTDALGMVLRRRHLHPTMYEYERLPLPGVCHPLYYPVVPVRLAAQKLVNAIR
- a CDS encoding aldo/keto reductase, producing MDTFDIGGELTVGRLGFGAMRITGEKIIGEPEDPEIARDVLRRAAELVDLIDTADSYGPGVSERLIGETLAPYEDVAVATKGGLLRNRDGDWLPCGDPDYLRNAVLCSLDRLRVDTIDLYQFHRPDPDVDFEDSVTALAELKDDGVIEHLGLSNVSVDQLETARDHVEIATVQNRYNVGYRDEEAVLEACESYDIGFIPWYPLAAGDLDDVAGIEDVADAHDATPQQIALAWLLERSDVMLPIPGTGSVQHLEENVAAADIELTPEEFERLS
- a CDS encoding PIN domain-containing protein, producing the protein MTLYDSSVLIDYLDGVDEAVECVTRNAGERAVAPLLVLFEVYQGEVYRSAGTDLNAVDGALEWLTVVDGSARFARGAAELQDELRRRGTPLAARDAFVAGTARGLGESLAVSDSDFDVAGLREVVDLTVVGV
- a CDS encoding antitoxin VapB family protein, whose amino-acid sequence is MSKSIRVSEDTHAALAALKGDGETFDDLLSRLVAERRETVREGAGLWADSEAASAAREARNEMKRDLGR
- a CDS encoding CPCC family cysteine-rich protein → MADRGGPRRNDRDGNPVSRELGFCPCCGYRTLSPSQPGSYEVCEICGWLDDLVGFYHPETQSDYNHVSLSAARENVAEYGACLPGVAAETRDPDDGDERDPNYPYE
- a CDS encoding DUF6360 family protein; its protein translation is MADRIMKVNAYTTLDLLDAEAEGHGFTEEAFAVLNVTSPRENPDHVSLQLELDNTELEHLPAHAETVRLSPGEARELAADLEKHAETVEAAAEED
- a CDS encoding universal stress protein — its product is MYDNILVPTDGSPGAENATARAFDLARTGDATIHVLHVIAPGVTSVEPDSTEREELRQQSEKRGREATDRIQERAADLGLDAVRTVHEGTPYRAILEYVDENEIDLVVMGTHGGTGGERAHLGSTTERVIAVADVPVMAVRLAEDEVVPESGYGMYDHVLIPTDGSDAAERAADHALGIAERYGADVHVVYVVDTTIYGFEDAPRSIIGLLKQGGQNAVEEIAANACDRNLPVTTDILRGVPHEEIREYATGVDADVIAMGTRGRTVDTDRLLGSTTARVVRRSDVPVLTTD
- a CDS encoding CBS domain-containing protein, with amino-acid sequence MPVKNLAVDVITANTDTSVTALAQTMLDEEIGDLVIAKDDKPVGIVTDRDIALAVARHDDLSELTAEDLMAPDPVTIHEDATAVELPVTMVEGRVRRIPVVDDEGTLVGIVTLDDVVATTGEMLDDVATVIESQSREFEPDE